The DNA region GGCCCTTCGCCGCTTGACTTGTACTTCCCCTTCTTGACCTCGCTCGGCCTGCCGCACGCCATCGGGCACCCGAAGCACGCCTTCTTCCTGACGAGGAGTGTGCCGGCGAGCGTCTCGCCGCTGATCTTGCCGGCGCCCTCGAACACGCCCGCCTGGAAGTTGCGGGTCGGGAAAGCGCCGTGAGCGTTGATCACGTTCACCAGCACCGCTGTCCCGTAGCTGGGGAGCCCGGCCGCGGTCACACCGCTGGTCTTGATCTTGTTTTTGAAAATGTCCAGTACGAGGTCCCTGAACGCGTCCTTGTTCGCGACCCTCACACCCCCGGTGCCACGCACCGCCACCGCCTTCAGGTTCTTGGAGCCCATTACCGCACCCACCCCGGAACGGCCCGCGGCACGGGTCTTGTCGTTGACGATGCCGGCAAACTTCACGAGATTCTCGCCCGCCGGCCCGATGCACGCCACCTTGGCGTCGGGGTCGGTCTCGACGCGGATCAGGTCCTCGGTTTCGTTGGTCGTCTTCCCCCAGAGCTTCCCGGCGCAACGCAACTCGGCCTTGCCGTCATTGATCCAGAGGTAGACGGGGTCTTTGGCCTTGCCTTCGACGATTACCGCGTCATACCCGGCGAACTTCAGCTCGGGTCCCCAGTACCCACCGGAGTTGGAGGCCGCGATGGCGCCGGTCAGCGGACCCTTGGTTATCACGTTGTAGCGCCCGCTCGATATCGCGGCCGTCCCCGTGAGCGGGCCGGTCGCGAATATGAGCTTGTTCGCGGGGCTGAGCGGGTCGACCTGCGGGTCCACTTCCTTGAACATGATGTGGGTCCCCAGCCCGCGAGCGCCGATGTAGTTCTGGGCCCGTTTCGGGCAGAGACTCTCATCCTTCAGAGTCCCGTCCCCTAGGTTCACCCTCAGGATCTTGCCTACCCAGGCGTACATCAGACCCTCACCTCCTTGAGAGCATCCCTGAGCTTGAGCGCGACGCCCCGCCGCTTCTCGAGGTTGATCGCGTCGGCGCCGGCGTACTCGATCGCGCCCCACGGGCAGAACAGGGCGCACTCGGGCTCACCATCGCAGAGCTCGCACTTGAACACGGTCTCGTCCGCCGCTGAGTAGGACATCGCCCCGAACGGGCAGGCCGCCACGCACATCCGGCAGCCGATGCACCGGTTGGAGTCGAGCTCGACGGCGCCGGTGACCTCGTTGTGCGACAGCGCGCCTGCGGGGCATACCTCGGCGCAGACCGGCTCGTCGCACTGCTGGCAGGTCACGGGCATGTAGAAGAAATCATCGGGGAATGCTGCGACGTTGACTCGCGCCTTGACGGGGTTGAATTCGCCGGCGTGCTTCAGTGAGCACACCAGCTCGCACCTGCGGCACATGGTGCATTTTTCGTGGTTGACCATCAGGACCTTTTTCAACACTCACCCTCCTCTCGGATAACCAGGAATCCTGAAACGTGGGGCCTGGAACACTGGGGAACCGGCACGGACACAGGGGTACCGTAACTCGAACCCTGGCACAGGCTGAGCTATGACTAGATAGATGTAGCGGCGAATTAAGCGCACATATTGAGTGGGAGCGAGTAGAGTCAATGCGAATTATGGTAGTACTTTCAATTAATGGCTATTCAACAACAGCCTGCCAAGATCCTTCAGCCAGCAAACGGGTCAAACCGCCCTTTCGGGGGAAGGCCCAGCCTCTCCAGCACACGCGAATTGGGATGGCCGGAGGTTGTGTCCCAGTCTCGCACGGCGTAGTAATCGTCCACGAGTCTCGCGATGTCGCAGACGCGTCCGGCGGACGCCCCGCCCGGCAGCGGGTCGTGCGTGAACCTCTCGGGAAGAGTATCATCCGCGGGGTCAAGGCCGTCCTCGAGGTTCATCAGCCTTTCCAGGTTGTTGATCCGTTCTCCCACTGTTCGCAGGTCCTCGGCAGGCAGCGACACCCGCGACACACCCAGCCACTGGCCCTGGGCGTCCGGGAACGCCGAGCC from Bacillota bacterium includes:
- a CDS encoding aldehyde ferredoxin oxidoreductase family protein, with the translated sequence MYAWVGKILRVNLGDGTLKDESLCPKRAQNYIGARGLGTHIMFKEVDPQVDPLSPANKLIFATGPLTGTAAISSGRYNVITKGPLTGAIAASNSGGYWGPELKFAGYDAVIVEGKAKDPVYLWINDGKAELRCAGKLWGKTTNETEDLIRVETDPDAKVACIGPAGENLVKFAGIVNDKTRAAGRSGVGAVMGSKNLKAVAVRGTGGVRVANKDAFRDLVLDIFKNKIKTSGVTAAGLPSYGTAVLVNVINAHGAFPTRNFQAGVFEGAGKISGETLAGTLLVRKKACFGCPMACGRPSEVKKGKYKSSGEGPEYEAAWALGADCGIDNLEAVARANYICNELGLDPITMGATLACAMELYEKGYMPASASDLELRFGDPDVLVEAVRKTGYREGVGNLLAEGSYRLATEFGHPELSMSSKKQEYPAYDPRAIQGIGLNYATSNRGGCHVRGYMISAEVLGVPEKLDPFTVEGKGGWTKAFQDITALVDSSGICLFSTFALGAPEVAAMLKEATGVDYTTESAIECGERIWNLERLFNIKAGFTAADDTLAPRLLNEPMPDGPAKGRVNRLSDMLGEYYKVRGWTESGEPAPETLARLGIE
- a CDS encoding 4Fe-4S dicluster domain-containing protein — translated: MKKVLMVNHEKCTMCRRCELVCSLKHAGEFNPVKARVNVAAFPDDFFYMPVTCQQCDEPVCAEVCPAGALSHNEVTGAVELDSNRCIGCRMCVAACPFGAMSYSAADETVFKCELCDGEPECALFCPWGAIEYAGADAINLEKRRGVALKLRDALKEVRV